AGGAACGACCCGTCGGCCGTGAGGTCGAGCGTGTGGTAGACGCGGTAGCTGAGGAAGACGCCGAGACCGAGCAGCGCGAGAATGAGACCGGTCGTCGCCGCCCCGATCAGGAGGTTCACGACCCGCTCTCAGGAGATCTGGGTGACGGGCGACACCCAGGCGACACCGCGCACCAGCGCGCTCTCGCCCACTCCGGTCTCCCCCCGGTCGTCCCACAGGAGATGCAGGACGTCTCGGAGCTGATGGTTCTCGAACAATCCGCGCAACAGGTCCCGAAGCTCCACCGTCCGCTGGGGCAGCGGCTGGTAGGAGAACACCGCGGCGTGAAAGTGGCCGTAGAGCTGTCCCATGAAGCCGAGCGGGCGGAGGTGCGCCGCAAGCTCCCCCTTGGGTGCCCGCGCCGCCACTCCGGCGATGAGCGTCGTCGTCATGGCGTAGGTACGCTCCGGGGCGAACGACAGCCACTCGCGCACGGCGGGAACCTCCAGCCGGACGCCCGGGCCGGCGGGGCCGGCCGGGGAGCGCCGCAGCCTTGCCCCGGCGAGCCCGGCCGTCTCCGCCGCGATGACCATCCCGGCGACCTTGCCGCCGGTGGCCTCGAGACAGATCGCCGCCAGCTCGGACAAGGGAATCGCGCCGGCCTCGGGCTCCGCGCTGAACCGCACCAGCTTGGAGAACTCCCCTTCGCAGCTCAGACCCGAGGCCAGCACGGCACGCGGCGCGGTGGGACCCTCGCCCACCAGGTAATCGGCCATGCGGGCGTCGCTGGGGAAGTAGGCGAGGCAGCCGGCCACCGAGACCAGCTCTCCCATCCGATCGTGGCAGTCGTCGTAGCTGCCGCCGATCGCGCCCAAACCCAGGCCGAAGCCGTGGCCCGGGAAGGGCACGACGGCGCACTCGTCCGGGCCATAGGCGGCCTTGGTCAGCCGATCGGGATGGCCGTGCAGGCGACAGATCAGCGCGCCCTCCGGCACCCGGGAGGACACCTGGTACTGGCCGCTCCGGGCGGAACCGGACTGCATCTGCCAATGGGACAGCCGGAGATCCGCAGTCCTGGGGGCGCCGGAACCGGGCGCCTGCCACCCGGCGACCGCCAGCATCTCCTGCAACGCCGGCGGGAGCGAGGTGAGCTGCACCTCGCCGCGAAGGCCGGCCAGCTCGCGCTGCCAGCGGGCCAGCACCTTGGTGCCGGCGGAGCTGATGTAGGTGACGGTCTGCAGGTCGATGGTCAGCGACCGCACGCCATCCCGGAGGAGGTCCTCCAGCGTGTTGGAGAGGTGCTCGGCCCCCTCCCGGTCCAGGCGTCCGCCGAGCCGCAGGACCGTGGCGCCCCCGCCCTCGTCCCGGACGGCGTCGATCTTCATTTCTTCTTGGCGCCCTCGCCCACGACGGTATCGGCCTGTTTCACCATATCCGGCGAGAGGGTGACGCCGATCTTGCCGGCACCGCCCGGATTGACCGCCAGCTTGGTGGTCTTCACCCGGTAGAAGGGGATGGCGCCGGGACTCTCGCCCTTGAGGATCCGCGCGATCATGTGGCCGGCCTCGACCCCACCCTCCTGGAAGTCGGGGAAGAAGGCGGCGACGGCCCCCTGCAGCACCTCGAACGGCGCCGGGGAGAAGACCGGCACCTTGCATTCGTTGGCCGCCTTGATGAGGCCGGCGAACCCCGCGTGGGCCACGTTCCCGTAGAGCTCGATCGCGTTGACCTTCTGGCCACAGAGCGTCTGAGTCGCTTGAGCAACGTCACCGACGTTGCTGACCGGCGCGTCGCTCACCTGCAGGCCGGCCTGCTTGGCCGCCTTGGTCATCCGGTCCTTGAAGACCACCGACAGCTTGTCCTCGGGGCTGAACAGGATGCCGATCCGGCGCGGCTTGGGCACCATGTGCTGGATCAGCTCCACCCGCCTGGTCTGCTCCGGGTCTCCGAAGCCGGGCGAGTACACGCCGGTGATGTTGGGGAGGTGGTTGGAGTCGCTGGTGCCGGCCCCGGCGGCGAACGGATCGGACAGAAGGTCGAAGACGATCGGAATCGCCTTGGCGCGCTGGACCGCCGCCTCCAGGGTGGCGTCCTGCAGGGTCACGATGACCTTGGCCTTGGCGTCGATGGCGGCGTCGATGAGGCTCGGGAGGGTGGCGAGATCACCCTGGGCGCTGGAGACCTTGAGCTCGTAGTCCCGGCCGGCCTCCAGGTCGGACTCCTGCAGCCCCACCTTGATCGCGTCCTCGCCCCACTCGCTTCCCATCCAGTCGGCGGCGCGGATGAGGGCGATCAGCGGCTTGGCGCCCTGGGCGCTGGTGCCCGCGGCCGCGGGCTGGTCCGCCGAGCCGGCCTTGGCGTCCGGCTTCCCGCTGCAGCCGATACCCAGCGCCAGACAGGCCATGAGCCCGGCGAGCCGAGCTGACGCGACGGGCAGGAGGGGGATCCCCCGATGGCCGCTCATGATTGATTCTCCCGATCTGGGTGGATGGAAGGAGCGCCGGCACGGCCCGGCTCTGCGCTCGAAGCATGCGCCGTGAGATTGTCCTCAAAGTACCCGTTGCGATAGCGCATGCAAGACTGGCCCCGGGGTACCGGCTGCAGCGCGATCTGGCGCTGTCCGCGTTTGGCCGTAAATTGATGCGTCAGCCCGAGCCGCACGCAGGGGGGCAGGTCCAACCAAAGAGTTCAGGACTCCGGGAGAGTCCGTCCGTGGCCGATCTGTTCGAGCGGGTAAGCGCAGCCCTCGCTTCGCGGTACAAGCTCCAGCGGGAACTGGGGCAGGGCGGCATGGCCAAGGTCTACCTGGCCCACGACCTGAAATATCAGCGCTCGGTGGCGGTGAAGGTGCTGCTCTCCGAGCTGACCGAGGCGGTGGGAGCCGCCCGGTTTCTGCACGAGATCCAGATCGCCGCCCGTCTCCACCACCCTCATATCCTGCCGCTGTACGACTCCGACGAGGCCCAGGGCTTCCTCTACTACGTCATGCCCTACATCGAGGGCGAGACGCTGCGGGAGCGTCTCGCCCGGGAACGCCAGCTCCCGGTCAGCGACGCGCTCCAGATCGCCCGCGAAGTGGCCGATGCGCTGAGCTACGCGCACAAGTCCGGCGTGGTGCACCGGGACATCAAGCCGGCGAACATCATGCTGGAGTCGGGACACGCCATCGTGGCGGATTTCGGCATCGCCCGCGCGGTCGGTGTGGCCGTGTCCCAGCCGTTTACCGGGCCGCGACAGGTGATCGGCACTCCCGCCTACATGAGCCCGGAGCAGACCGAGGGAAGCGAGTATCTCGACGGCCGGAGCGACATCTACAGCCTGGGATGCGTGCTCTTCGAGATGCTGGTGGGAGAGTCTCCCTTCAATGGGGCGACGCTCGAGTCGGTGATCGCGCGGCGGTTCACCAATCCGGTGCCGTCCCCCCGCGCCTTCCGCGAGCTGGTGCCCGAGGCCATCGACGCGGCCGTGAAGAAGGCCCTGGCCCGCCTGCCCGCCGACCGGTTCGTCTCTGCCGCACAATTCGCCGAAGCGCTTGCCACGCCCGTGACGGCGGCCATCGCCGTGGGGGCGGCCCAGGCGATGGTGCAGGAGGTCTCCGCCGCCAAGTCGGTGGCCGT
The Gemmatimonadales bacterium genome window above contains:
- a CDS encoding ABC transporter substrate-binding protein, whose translation is MSGHRGIPLLPVASARLAGLMACLALGIGCSGKPDAKAGSADQPAAAGTSAQGAKPLIALIRAADWMGSEWGEDAIKVGLQESDLEAGRDYELKVSSAQGDLATLPSLIDAAIDAKAKVIVTLQDATLEAAVQRAKAIPIVFDLLSDPFAAGAGTSDSNHLPNITGVYSPGFGDPEQTRRVELIQHMVPKPRRIGILFSPEDKLSVVFKDRMTKAAKQAGLQVSDAPVSNVGDVAQATQTLCGQKVNAIELYGNVAHAGFAGLIKAANECKVPVFSPAPFEVLQGAVAAFFPDFQEGGVEAGHMIARILKGESPGAIPFYRVKTTKLAVNPGGAGKIGVTLSPDMVKQADTVVGEGAKKK
- a CDS encoding STAS domain-containing protein, encoding MKIDAVRDEGGGATVLRLGGRLDREGAEHLSNTLEDLLRDGVRSLTIDLQTVTYISSAGTKVLARWQRELAGLRGEVQLTSLPPALQEMLAVAGWQAPGSGAPRTADLRLSHWQMQSGSARSGQYQVSSRVPEGALICRLHGHPDRLTKAAYGPDECAVVPFPGHGFGLGLGAIGGSYDDCHDRMGELVSVAGCLAYFPSDARMADYLVGEGPTAPRAVLASGLSCEGEFSKLVRFSAEPEAGAIPLSELAAICLEATGGKVAGMVIAAETAGLAGARLRRSPAGPAGPGVRLEVPAVREWLSFAPERTYAMTTTLIAGVAARAPKGELAAHLRPLGFMGQLYGHFHAAVFSYQPLPQRTVELRDLLRGLFENHQLRDVLHLLWDDRGETGVGESALVRGVAWVSPVTQIS